In one window of Erwinia tasmaniensis Et1/99 DNA:
- the ykgO gene encoding type B 50S ribosomal protein L36, whose product MQVLSSLASAKKRHKDCKIVRRHGRVFVICKSNPRFKAVQGRGGKKR is encoded by the coding sequence ATGCAGGTACTTAGCTCACTGGCTTCGGCCAAAAAACGCCACAAAGATTGCAAAATTGTTCGCCGCCACGGCCGCGTGTTTGTGATCTGCAAAAGTAACCCGCGCTTCAAAGCCGTTCAGGGCAGAGGCGGTAAAAAGCGCTGA
- the rsmS gene encoding pleiotropic regulatory protein RsmS: protein MSLENAPEEVKLAVDLIMLLEENHIAPETVLAALAIVQRDFEQKAHRQS from the coding sequence ATGTCGCTGGAAAACGCGCCAGAAGAAGTCAAACTTGCCGTCGATTTGATTATGCTACTCGAAGAAAATCACATTGCCCCTGAAACCGTGCTGGCCGCGTTGGCGATCGTTCAGCGCGATTTTGAACAAAAGGCACATAGGCAGTCATAA
- a CDS encoding HHA domain-containing protein, giving the protein MTEKLLTKTDYLMRLRRCRSIDTLERVIEKNKYELSDDELAVFYSAADHRLAELTMNKLYDKVPVAVWKFVR; this is encoded by the coding sequence ATGACTGAAAAACTTCTCACGAAAACTGATTATCTAATGCGCCTCAGACGTTGTCGTTCAATCGACACGCTGGAGCGCGTGATTGAAAAGAACAAGTACGAATTATCTGATGATGAACTCGCTGTATTTTATTCGGCTGCAGATCACCGCCTTGCCGAACTGACTATGAATAAACTGTACGATAAAGTCCCAGTCGCCGTGTGGAAGTTTGTCCGTTAG
- a CDS encoding efflux RND transporter periplasmic adaptor subunit yields MKKNRGFTPLTAVLMLSGSLVLTACDNKSSQQAGQQHAPEVGITTLKSAPLKITTDLPGRTSSFRVAEVRPQVSGIILKRNFVEGSDIKAGESLYQIDPATYQAAYDSAKGDLAQAQANAQIAATTVKRYKPLLGTKYISQQEYDTAAATQSQTAAAVVAARAAVETARINLAYTKVTSPISGRIGKSSVTEGALVTSAQTTALASVQQLDPIYVDVTQPSEDFMRLRDELTSGKLQQANGKAEVKLLLQNGSEYPQSGTLEFSDVTVDETTGSITLRAIFPNPDHNLLPGMFVRARLEEGTNPNALLVPQQGVTRTPTGQATALVVGTDNKVEVRNLTADRAMGDKWLVTGGLKAGDRVIVTGLQRVKPGATVTPQEVSDDSDKAASQAQSEQPKS; encoded by the coding sequence ATGAAAAAAAACAGAGGGTTTACGCCTCTGACGGCCGTTCTTATGCTTTCAGGCAGCCTGGTGCTGACTGCATGCGATAACAAATCATCGCAGCAGGCTGGTCAGCAGCACGCGCCAGAAGTAGGCATTACGACGTTAAAAAGCGCCCCGCTTAAGATTACTACCGATTTGCCAGGTCGTACCTCGTCGTTCCGTGTCGCTGAAGTTCGCCCACAGGTTTCTGGCATTATTTTGAAACGCAACTTCGTTGAGGGCAGCGATATCAAGGCCGGCGAGTCTTTATATCAAATAGATCCGGCCACCTATCAGGCGGCATACGATAGCGCTAAAGGCGATTTAGCACAGGCACAGGCCAACGCGCAGATCGCCGCCACCACCGTGAAACGCTATAAACCGTTGCTGGGTACCAAATATATCAGCCAGCAGGAATACGATACGGCTGCCGCGACGCAAAGCCAGACGGCTGCTGCCGTTGTTGCGGCACGGGCCGCGGTGGAAACAGCACGCATTAATCTTGCTTATACCAAAGTGACCTCGCCTATCAGCGGACGCATCGGTAAGTCTTCAGTGACGGAAGGGGCGCTGGTGACCAGTGCGCAAACGACCGCACTGGCCAGCGTACAGCAGCTTGACCCCATTTACGTTGACGTGACCCAGCCCAGTGAAGATTTTATGCGCCTGCGCGATGAGCTGACTTCCGGCAAGCTACAGCAGGCCAATGGAAAAGCTGAAGTTAAGCTGCTTTTACAGAACGGTAGCGAATACCCCCAGAGCGGAACATTAGAATTTTCCGATGTTACCGTTGATGAGACAACCGGTTCGATTACTCTGCGCGCCATCTTCCCAAATCCAGATCATAACCTGCTACCGGGCATGTTTGTTCGCGCACGCCTGGAAGAAGGTACTAACCCGAACGCACTGCTGGTTCCTCAGCAGGGTGTAACGCGCACGCCAACAGGCCAGGCGACTGCGCTGGTGGTTGGCACGGATAACAAGGTTGAGGTGCGTAACCTGACGGCCGATCGGGCGATGGGCGATAAGTGGCTGGTCACTGGCGGTCTCAAAGCTGGCGATCGCGTCATTGTCACTGGCCTGCAGCGGGTGAAACCCGGTGCCACGGTGACGCCACAGGAAGTCAGCGACGATAGCGACAAAGCAGCGTCCCAGGCGCAGTCTGAACAACCGAAGTCTTAA
- a CDS encoding metal ABC transporter permease has protein sequence MTLIQPFIEFAFMRRALVACVALSLSATPLGVFLLLRRMSLVGDALSHAVLPGAAIGYLLSGLSLVAMGIGGAIAGLTVALMSAAVSRYTPLREDASFAGFYLGSLALGVTLVSLRGSSVDLLHVLFGSLLAVDNPSIVLVSGVSGCTLLVLALIYRPLVIDAFDANFLRAQSRWASPLVHAVFLVLVVINLVAGFQVLGTLMSVGLMMLPAASARLWSRQLSGTLFAAMIVASMASFGGLIASFYLSLPAGPAVVLGAAILFFISILIGPCGGIFAVSKIFFKAKEYI, from the coding sequence ATGACGTTGATCCAGCCATTTATCGAATTTGCATTTATGCGGCGTGCGCTTGTGGCATGTGTCGCTCTTTCGCTTAGCGCAACGCCTCTCGGGGTTTTCCTACTGTTACGCCGCATGAGTCTGGTCGGCGACGCATTGTCACATGCGGTGCTGCCGGGTGCAGCGATTGGCTACCTGCTATCCGGCCTGTCGCTGGTGGCGATGGGGATAGGTGGCGCGATTGCCGGTCTGACGGTCGCGCTGATGTCAGCTGCCGTCAGTCGCTATACGCCACTTCGCGAGGATGCCAGCTTTGCTGGTTTCTATCTCGGCTCGTTGGCACTTGGCGTCACGCTGGTCTCACTGCGCGGTTCCAGCGTGGATCTGCTGCACGTGCTGTTTGGTTCACTGTTGGCGGTGGACAACCCATCCATCGTCTTAGTAAGCGGCGTCAGCGGCTGCACGCTGCTGGTTTTAGCGCTAATCTATCGCCCGCTGGTAATTGACGCCTTCGACGCAAACTTTTTGCGTGCGCAAAGCCGCTGGGCATCGCCGCTGGTGCACGCCGTTTTTTTGGTGCTGGTTGTCATCAATCTGGTCGCCGGATTTCAGGTGCTGGGTACCCTGATGAGCGTTGGGTTAATGATGTTACCCGCCGCCAGCGCCCGGCTCTGGAGTCGCCAGCTTTCAGGCACGTTGTTTGCGGCGATGATCGTTGCCAGCATGGCCAGTTTTGGCGGGCTGATTGCCTCATTTTATCTTTCGCTTCCTGCCGGACCTGCTGTGGTACTCGGGGCAGCAATCCTGTTCTTTATTTCCATTTTGATCGGCCCTTGTGGCGGCATCTTTGCCGTCAGCAAAATTTTTTTTAAGGCAAAGGAGTACATATGA
- a CDS encoding metal ABC transporter ATP-binding protein codes for MMMLNQLVAGYQRRGVTPPLTGELSPGSMTALVGSNGCGKSTLLKTLCGILPPVSGSVSLSVPSPSIGWLPQHSEIERGFPITVFDLVAMGLWRRCGWLRGISRPQRLQVMSALERVNMLPFATSAPGTLSGGQLQRVLFARLLVQEAELLLLDEPFTGVDSDTVELLLVLLAERQRAGNTLIVVLHDMAKVAQHFPQVLHITPQCGEWYCPVHGVSDADPIRAMGRSI; via the coding sequence ATGATGATGCTGAATCAACTGGTTGCTGGTTACCAGCGGCGTGGTGTCACCCCCCCTCTGACCGGTGAGCTTTCACCTGGCAGTATGACGGCTCTGGTGGGTTCCAATGGCTGCGGAAAATCAACCCTGCTTAAAACCTTATGCGGCATATTACCTCCGGTAAGTGGTTCGGTAAGCCTTTCGGTTCCATCTCCGTCCATAGGCTGGCTACCGCAGCACTCTGAGATTGAAAGAGGCTTTCCCATTACCGTATTTGACCTGGTGGCGATGGGGTTGTGGCGGCGCTGTGGCTGGTTACGTGGCATCAGTCGGCCGCAGCGGCTGCAGGTGATGTCGGCACTTGAGCGCGTCAACATGCTGCCTTTTGCCACTTCGGCTCCCGGTACGTTATCCGGTGGGCAATTACAGCGCGTTCTCTTTGCTCGCCTGCTGGTGCAGGAGGCCGAGCTTTTACTGTTAGATGAACCTTTTACCGGCGTGGACAGCGATACCGTTGAGCTGCTCCTGGTCTTGCTGGCAGAGCGACAGCGTGCGGGAAATACCCTCATCGTCGTGCTGCACGATATGGCGAAAGTGGCTCAACATTTTCCGCAGGTGTTGCATATCACGCCGCAGTGCGGCGAGTGGTACTGCCCCGTGCACGGCGTTAGCGATGCTGATCCCATTCGTGCTATGGGGCGTAGCATATGA
- a CDS encoding type B 50S ribosomal protein L31 encodes MKSDIHPAYRQVAFHDTTADAYFIVGSTIKTDRTVQYEGKELPYVPLDVSSASHVYYTGKQKDFAKEGSAARFNQRFGSFLGAMKK; translated from the coding sequence ATGAAATCGGACATCCATCCAGCTTACCGCCAGGTTGCGTTTCATGACACAACGGCTGATGCTTACTTTATCGTAGGCTCCACCATCAAAACTGACCGCACCGTCCAGTATGAGGGCAAGGAACTGCCCTATGTGCCGCTGGATGTTTCTTCCGCTTCGCACGTTTATTACACCGGCAAACAAAAAGATTTTGCCAAAGAAGGCAGTGCTGCACGCTTCAATCAGAGATTTGGCAGCTTTCTTGGCGCGATGAAAAAATAA
- a CDS encoding metal ABC transporter substrate-binding protein, with translation MKKVMIAIAMSALINAPAAMAQTVHAVASFTVLADIVKNVGGEHVVVKSLVGANGDPHSFEPTPKDSQALAQADVVFVSGLGMEGWMDRLIAASGYKGEIVVASSGIETMKMEEDGKTIADPHAWNSMHNGVIYATNVMNALIAADAQDADYFRRHGSAYIERLKQLDSWAQQAFSAIPQNKRKVLTSHDAFGYFGQRYGVKFLSPVGFSTESEASASEVAALISQLKREHIHAWFIENQTDPRLVKQIAASSGAKAGGELYPEALTVKGGEADSYIGAFQHNVKAMVASMQ, from the coding sequence ATGAAAAAGGTAATGATAGCGATAGCCATGTCGGCATTGATCAATGCCCCGGCAGCCATGGCGCAAACGGTACATGCCGTGGCCAGTTTTACCGTGCTGGCAGATATAGTAAAGAATGTGGGGGGAGAACATGTTGTGGTGAAAAGTCTGGTGGGGGCTAACGGCGATCCGCATAGTTTTGAACCAACGCCAAAAGACAGCCAGGCATTGGCGCAGGCGGACGTGGTGTTTGTCAGCGGGCTGGGAATGGAAGGGTGGATGGACCGTCTGATCGCCGCATCCGGCTATAAGGGGGAAATCGTAGTCGCATCCTCGGGTATTGAAACCATGAAGATGGAAGAAGATGGTAAGACAATCGCCGATCCCCATGCCTGGAACAGCATGCACAACGGTGTTATCTATGCCACGAACGTGATGAATGCGTTGATTGCCGCCGATGCTCAAGATGCAGACTACTTCCGCCGCCACGGGAGTGCCTATATTGAACGGTTAAAGCAGCTGGACAGCTGGGCACAGCAGGCATTTAGCGCTATTCCGCAGAACAAACGCAAAGTTCTCACCAGCCATGATGCCTTTGGTTACTTCGGCCAGCGCTATGGGGTGAAGTTCTTGTCCCCCGTAGGCTTTTCAACAGAGTCTGAAGCCAGTGCTTCCGAGGTTGCTGCACTGATCTCTCAGCTGAAGCGTGAGCATATCCATGCCTGGTTTATCGAGAATCAAACCGATCCTCGCCTGGTGAAGCAAATTGCTGCATCCAGTGGAGCGAAAGCGGGCGGGGAGCTCTATCCTGAAGCGCTGACGGTTAAAGGCGGAGAGGCGGACAGTTACATTGGCGCGTTTCAGCATAATGTCAAAGCGATGGTCGCCAGCATGCAGTAA
- the acrR gene encoding multidrug efflux transporter transcriptional repressor AcrR, which yields MARNTKQQAQETRNHILDAAIKRFSEHGVAKTSLADIAAGAGVTRGAIYWHFKNKTDLLNEIWAQSESGLAALEIEYQSKYPADPLSVMRSMLRYVFEATATDQKRRALMEIIYHKCEFVGEMATLQLMQQNLYLECYEKIELLLVGCIDAQQLPENLDTRRAAVVMRGYVSGIMENWLFMPDSFDLAADAPQLVETLIDMLTHSTSLRKPG from the coding sequence ATGGCACGAAATACCAAACAACAAGCACAGGAAACGCGCAATCACATCTTAGATGCTGCTATAAAGCGTTTTTCTGAACATGGCGTGGCCAAAACGTCACTGGCAGACATTGCCGCAGGCGCTGGCGTGACGCGAGGTGCAATTTATTGGCACTTTAAAAATAAAACCGATTTACTCAACGAAATCTGGGCTCAATCCGAATCGGGTCTTGCGGCCCTCGAAATTGAGTATCAATCAAAATACCCTGCCGATCCACTTTCTGTGATGCGGTCGATGCTACGATATGTGTTCGAAGCAACGGCAACCGACCAAAAAAGACGCGCTCTTATGGAGATCATTTACCATAAATGCGAGTTTGTGGGCGAAATGGCCACCCTCCAACTGATGCAGCAGAACCTCTACCTCGAATGTTATGAAAAGATAGAACTTTTGCTGGTCGGGTGCATTGATGCACAACAACTTCCTGAAAACCTGGACACCCGACGCGCAGCGGTAGTCATGCGGGGTTATGTAAGCGGTATCATGGAAAATTGGCTGTTTATGCCCGATAGTTTTGACCTCGCCGCCGATGCTCCGCAGCTGGTGGAAACCCTGATCGATATGTTGACTCACAGCACTTCCCTGCGCAAACCGGGCTGA
- a CDS encoding MGMT family protein has product MGPEADSFQQRIWHIIAAIPYGSVATYGDIARQAGSPRAARQVGGVLKRLPHGSQLPWHRVINRKGEISLVGDDFARQRGALLSEGIDVSQEGKVCLQRYRWQG; this is encoded by the coding sequence ATGGGTCCAGAAGCGGACAGCTTTCAACAACGAATCTGGCACATTATCGCCGCTATCCCTTATGGTTCGGTCGCAACCTACGGCGATATAGCCCGTCAGGCAGGATCACCGCGTGCTGCTCGTCAGGTCGGCGGGGTTCTGAAACGGTTGCCCCACGGTAGCCAACTTCCCTGGCATCGGGTGATTAATCGTAAAGGTGAGATATCGCTGGTCGGTGACGATTTTGCCAGACAGCGCGGCGCACTGCTAAGCGAGGGTATTGACGTTTCTCAAGAGGGGAAAGTCTGCCTGCAACGCTATCGCTGGCAAGGGTGA
- a CDS encoding YbaY family lipoprotein — MKIWQVLSGAALAVAISGCADESTKVPTPTLGSQVAGQSSTLRMPNVSGTAWIRQKVALPPNAVLTVTLSDASLADAPSKVVAQHVVRTEGAQAPFRFILPFNPADVKPHARILLSAAVTVEGKLLFVTDTVKQVVTNGETRQDLTLVPVPSVAIPTQSGAATAVPPTSPSQVSTSSSVPAATSI; from the coding sequence ATGAAAATCTGGCAAGTATTAAGTGGCGCAGCGCTGGCCGTAGCCATTTCGGGTTGTGCCGATGAAAGCACTAAGGTGCCAACTCCTACGCTGGGATCTCAGGTTGCCGGGCAGTCATCAACGCTGCGTATGCCTAACGTGAGTGGTACGGCATGGATCCGGCAGAAAGTGGCTTTGCCACCGAATGCCGTATTGACGGTGACCCTTTCTGATGCCTCACTGGCGGATGCACCGTCCAAAGTCGTGGCGCAGCATGTTGTGCGCACCGAAGGCGCACAGGCACCTTTCCGCTTTATCCTGCCGTTCAATCCCGCTGACGTTAAGCCTCACGCCCGCATTCTGTTAAGTGCGGCAGTCACGGTAGAGGGTAAATTACTGTTTGTTACCGATACGGTGAAGCAGGTTGTCACCAACGGGGAGACGCGTCAGGATTTGACGCTGGTTCCGGTTCCTTCAGTCGCCATCCCTACCCAGAGTGGGGCAGCAACGGCCGTGCCTCCGACGTCTCCAAGTCAAGTGAGCACTTCATCGAGCGTGCCTGCAGCGACGTCGATATAA
- the acrB gene encoding multidrug efflux RND transporter permease subunit AcrB, producing MAKFFIDRPIFAWVIAIIIMLAGALSILKLPIEQYPNVAPPAIEITAAYPGADAKTLQDSVTQVIEQNMNGIDGLMYMSSSSDSSGALQLTLTFESGTNADIAQVQVQNKLQLATPLLPQEVQQQGIKVQKSSSSFLMVAGFINDNDTMTQNDIADYVGSNIKDPISRVTGVGDTQLFGAQYAMRIWMDPHKLNNYQLTPVDVISAINTQNAQVAAGQLGGSPPVKGQQLNASIIAQTRLTSPEEFGKILLKVNTDGSRVRLSDVAHIELGGENYEIIARFNGKPASGLGIKLATGANALDTASAVKAELSKLEPFFPSGLKVVYPYDTTPFVKISINEVVKTLVEAIVLVFLVMYLFLQNFRATLIPTIAVPVVLLGTFAIINTFGYSINTLTMFGMVLAIGLLVDDAIVVVENVERVMAEEGLPPKEATRKSMDQIQGALVGIALVLSAVFIPMAFFGGSTGVIYRQFSITIVSAMVLSVIVALVLTPALCATMLKPIAKGEHGKTTGFFGWFNRMFDKSTHHYTDSVGHIVRSTGRYLLIYLLIVVGMAFLFLRLPSSFLPEEDQGVFLTMAQLPAGATQERTEKVLDQVTDYYLNNEKANVNSVFTVNGFGFAGRGQNTGIAFISLKPWDERPGAENKVPAIAGRAMTALSAIKDAMVIPFNLPAIVELGTATGFDFQLVDQGGLGHEKLTAARNQLLGMIAQHPDTLVGVRPNGLEDTPQFKLSIDQEKAQALGVSLSNINTTLAAAWGGSYVNDFIDRGRVKKVYVMAAAPYRMLPDDIGNWYVRATNGEMVSFNAFSSAQWVYGSPRLERYNGLPSMELLGQPAAGKSSGEAMNLMQELAGKLPTGIGYDWTGMSYQERLSGNQAPALYAISLIVVFLCLAALYESWSIPFSVMLVVPLGVIGALIFTTLRGLSNDVYFVVGLLTTIGLSAKNAILIVEFAKDLMDKEGKGLIEATLEAVRMRLRPILMTSLAFILGVLPLAISSGAGSGAQNAVGTGVMGGMVTATVLAIFFVPVFFVVVRRRFGKNKEDGERSHAVDNH from the coding sequence ATGGCTAAGTTCTTTATCGATCGCCCCATCTTTGCCTGGGTTATCGCCATCATTATTATGCTGGCGGGCGCGCTGTCGATCCTGAAACTGCCGATTGAGCAATATCCTAACGTTGCTCCACCGGCAATTGAGATCACTGCGGCTTATCCGGGTGCCGATGCGAAAACCCTGCAGGACTCCGTCACGCAGGTTATCGAACAAAACATGAACGGCATCGACGGCCTGATGTATATGAGCTCCAGCAGCGACTCATCTGGCGCGTTACAGCTGACTCTGACATTTGAGTCCGGTACTAATGCCGATATCGCTCAGGTGCAGGTGCAGAACAAACTGCAGCTGGCAACACCACTGCTGCCGCAGGAAGTGCAACAACAGGGGATAAAGGTTCAAAAATCCTCCAGTAGCTTCCTGATGGTTGCCGGTTTCATTAATGATAATGACACCATGACGCAGAACGACATCGCCGACTACGTTGGGTCTAACATCAAAGATCCGATCAGTCGTGTTACCGGTGTGGGCGATACCCAGCTGTTCGGGGCGCAGTATGCGATGCGTATCTGGATGGATCCCCATAAGCTGAATAATTATCAGTTGACCCCGGTGGATGTTATCAGCGCCATCAACACGCAGAACGCCCAGGTCGCGGCGGGTCAGCTGGGCGGTTCACCGCCGGTTAAAGGCCAGCAGCTGAATGCTTCAATCATTGCACAAACGCGTCTGACGTCGCCGGAAGAGTTCGGTAAGATCCTGCTGAAGGTCAATACCGATGGTTCTCGCGTACGGTTAAGCGATGTAGCGCATATTGAGCTGGGCGGTGAGAACTACGAGATTATTGCCCGCTTCAACGGTAAACCGGCCTCCGGCCTGGGGATCAAGCTGGCGACCGGCGCTAATGCGCTGGATACCGCATCGGCGGTGAAAGCGGAACTCAGCAAACTGGAACCGTTCTTCCCGTCAGGGCTGAAAGTCGTGTATCCGTACGACACCACACCCTTCGTTAAAATTTCAATTAACGAAGTGGTTAAAACGCTCGTCGAAGCCATCGTGCTGGTGTTCCTGGTGATGTACCTGTTCCTGCAGAACTTCCGCGCCACGCTGATCCCAACGATTGCGGTGCCGGTGGTCTTGCTGGGTACTTTTGCCATTATCAACACCTTTGGCTATTCGATAAACACCCTGACGATGTTCGGTATGGTTCTGGCCATCGGGCTGCTGGTGGATGACGCCATCGTGGTGGTGGAAAACGTCGAGCGCGTGATGGCCGAAGAGGGTCTGCCGCCGAAAGAAGCCACGCGCAAATCGATGGATCAGATTCAGGGCGCGCTGGTCGGCATCGCGCTGGTGCTGTCAGCGGTATTTATTCCGATGGCCTTCTTCGGAGGCTCCACCGGCGTCATCTATCGTCAGTTCTCAATTACCATTGTTTCTGCGATGGTGCTTTCGGTCATCGTTGCGCTGGTTCTCACCCCGGCACTTTGTGCCACCATGCTGAAGCCGATTGCTAAAGGCGAACATGGTAAAACCACCGGCTTCTTCGGCTGGTTTAACCGTATGTTTGACAAGAGCACCCACCATTATACCGACAGCGTGGGCCACATCGTGCGCAGCACCGGTCGTTATCTGCTGATTTATCTGCTGATCGTGGTGGGCATGGCCTTCCTGTTCCTGCGTCTGCCCAGCTCATTCTTACCGGAAGAGGACCAGGGCGTATTCCTGACCATGGCACAGCTGCCCGCTGGCGCGACCCAGGAACGTACTGAAAAAGTGCTGGACCAGGTCACCGATTACTACCTGAATAATGAGAAGGCGAACGTTAATTCGGTATTTACCGTTAACGGCTTCGGCTTTGCAGGTCGTGGTCAGAATACCGGTATCGCCTTTATCAGCCTTAAACCGTGGGATGAACGTCCGGGCGCAGAGAATAAAGTTCCGGCGATTGCCGGACGCGCCATGACCGCACTTTCTGCGATTAAAGATGCGATGGTCATCCCGTTCAACCTGCCGGCTATCGTCGAGTTGGGTACCGCTACCGGCTTCGACTTCCAGCTTGTCGACCAGGGCGGCCTGGGGCATGAAAAACTCACCGCTGCCCGTAACCAACTGCTGGGCATGATTGCTCAACATCCGGATACGCTGGTCGGCGTGCGTCCGAACGGTCTGGAAGATACCCCACAGTTCAAACTGTCTATCGATCAGGAAAAAGCTCAGGCGCTGGGGGTATCGTTATCTAATATCAATACCACGCTGGCTGCAGCCTGGGGTGGCTCTTACGTTAATGACTTCATTGACCGTGGCCGCGTTAAGAAAGTGTACGTGATGGCGGCAGCGCCATACCGCATGCTGCCGGATGATATTGGTAACTGGTATGTTCGTGCTACCAATGGCGAAATGGTGTCGTTTAATGCCTTTTCTTCCGCACAGTGGGTTTATGGCTCGCCACGACTTGAGCGCTACAACGGCCTGCCTTCAATGGAACTGTTGGGGCAGCCGGCTGCGGGTAAGAGCTCTGGTGAAGCGATGAACCTGATGCAGGAGCTGGCAGGTAAGTTGCCAACCGGTATCGGCTATGACTGGACCGGTATGTCATACCAGGAGCGTTTATCGGGCAATCAGGCTCCGGCACTCTATGCCATTTCGCTGATTGTGGTATTCCTCTGTCTGGCGGCACTCTATGAAAGCTGGTCGATCCCGTTCTCCGTCATGCTGGTGGTACCGCTAGGGGTTATCGGTGCGCTGATATTCACGACCCTGCGCGGACTGAGCAATGACGTTTACTTTGTGGTCGGATTGCTCACCACCATAGGGCTATCGGCGAAGAATGCCATCCTGATCGTCGAGTTTGCTAAAGACCTGATGGATAAAGAAGGTAAGGGTCTGATCGAGGCAACGCTGGAAGCGGTACGTATGCGTTTACGCCCAATCCTGATGACCTCGCTGGCGTTTATCCTTGGGGTTCTACCTCTGGCTATCAGCAGCGGTGCCGGTTCCGGCGCGCAAAACGCCGTAGGTACTGGCGTAATGGGCGGTATGGTCACCGCCACCGTGCTGGCGATATTCTTCGTGCCGGTGTTCTTCGTGGTGGTGCGTCGCCGCTTCGGTAAGAACAAAGAAGATGGCGAACGCAGCCATGCTGTAGACAATCACTAA
- the priC gene encoding primosomal replication protein PriC has protein sequence MKSAVLLQQLEIQVEKLAQAVEPHANKRTTQARFDHQLFHCHSTRLGDYLLEIRQNLARLTQSVSDNRTVSVAWMSERVVLQIGALQREIATQKMRSGEARPVALKENLYEKLAEHQDFERRLRAMIGDRESLLAQQETLIQQQQLQRELAALEGRLQRCLQALKRIERAIENRERGL, from the coding sequence ATGAAAAGCGCAGTTCTATTGCAACAGCTGGAAATACAGGTTGAAAAGCTGGCGCAGGCCGTAGAGCCTCATGCCAATAAGCGTACGACACAGGCGCGCTTTGACCACCAGTTATTTCATTGCCACAGCACCCGACTTGGCGATTATTTACTGGAAATTCGTCAAAATCTGGCACGGCTTACGCAGAGCGTGAGTGATAACCGCACCGTGAGCGTTGCATGGATGTCCGAACGAGTCGTGTTGCAGATCGGCGCGCTGCAACGAGAAATCGCCACGCAAAAAATGCGTAGCGGTGAGGCCCGGCCGGTTGCGCTCAAAGAGAATTTGTACGAAAAGCTGGCAGAGCACCAGGACTTTGAGCGCCGTCTGCGCGCCATGATAGGCGACCGCGAGAGTCTGTTGGCACAGCAGGAAACGCTGATACAGCAGCAGCAGTTACAGCGCGAACTGGCAGCGCTAGAGGGGCGTTTACAGCGCTGCCTTCAGGCGCTGAAACGGATTGAGCGTGCCATTGAAAACCGTGAACGCGGGTTATAA
- the tomB gene encoding Hha toxicity modulator TomB: protein MDEYSPRRHDIAQLKFLCENLYDEGLATLGDSHHGWVNDPTSTFNLQLNELIEHIAAFTMNYKIKHVEDADLISQIDEYMDDTFMLFSNYGINIQDLQRWQKSAKLLFNIFAKECVMSQNQASHSF from the coding sequence ATGGACGAATACTCACCGAGAAGGCATGATATTGCGCAACTGAAATTCTTATGTGAAAACCTCTATGACGAAGGTTTGGCTACGCTGGGCGACAGCCACCACGGCTGGGTTAATGACCCGACATCTACGTTCAACCTACAGCTTAATGAACTGATAGAGCATATTGCAGCCTTCACAATGAATTACAAAATAAAGCACGTCGAAGACGCCGATCTGATTAGTCAGATTGATGAGTACATGGACGACACTTTTATGCTTTTCAGCAATTACGGTATTAACATTCAGGACTTACAACGCTGGCAAAAATCAGCGAAACTTTTATTTAACATCTTTGCTAAAGAATGCGTAATGAGCCAAAATCAGGCAAGCCATTCATTTTAG